Part of the Desulfocurvibacter africanus subsp. africanus DSM 2603 genome is shown below.
ATAGCCGCCTGTAGGTCCAAGCAGCACGGCCAGACCGGATCTGCCACCGGCAAAAACCGGCAAGCCTATAAGGCCGGCCAGAATGTACAAGCCTACTGCACCAACACCCCACAGAGGCCCAAGCGCCAGTCCGGCCAGAAAGGTAAAGTATATCTGCAGCGAGAATGGCACGCCCCACAAGGGAAAGTGCAAAAACGCCCCAGCCGCGATCAATGCGGCCATCAGCGCGGTCCAGACGAGGCGGTGCAAAGCAGCCAGGGGCGTCCGGGTCATAAAGGCCTCCCTAGGAATAATCGACAGGAGTTGTAGTCCCACAGGAGTCCGCGGCACGTCAAGAACCGCCCATGTGCCATAAGTTAGCAACCATAATCGTCTTGTATCCGCAATCGCCCTGCGTTATTCTTTCTGGGAATCGCTAGAGAAGGGGATGTCATGGGCACTCCCACACCGATCCTGAGCTATCATCAGCACTCCAGCCTCAGCAGGAGCACGTTGCGAGGCGGGAGCATGGATTGGCGAAGCAAGCCGACTTGCCCCAAGAGCTATCCTGGCCTGCCTAGGCTCAAGCTGAAGCCGAGCGAGAGCCTGTCTGATGCGCCTTTGTCAAATCATCTTCCTCCCCAAAACATTAGGCAGCAAGTTACTCTTGTCGATTTATCCACTCTGCTTTCTCTGGCTTACTCG
Proteins encoded:
- a CDS encoding biotin transporter BioY; protein product: MTRTPLAALHRLVWTALMAALIAAGAFLHFPLWGVPFSLQIYFTFLAGLALGPLWGVGAVGLYILAGLIGLPVFAGGRSGLAVLLGPTGGYIFGFLACALIMGFASRVKGPVLWTRGLIWGLVAILAVYVPGVLQLKSMLGIGWDEALTIGVAPFAPLDIIKLVLAIVTQRYMSRSRLLPT